The following DNA comes from Pseudokineococcus lusitanus.
TCGTCGTCCTCGTCGCCCTGGTGGTCAGCGCTGCCGGGCTCGTCGCCTTCGTCCGTCGGCAGCGACGGCTGACCTACCCGCTGCTCGACGTCGCGATCTTCGCCAACCCTCGCTTCAGCGCCGGCGTCGTGGCCGCCGGGGCGGCCCTGTTCACCATCGCCGGCGTGCAGCTGGTGACCACCCAGCGCTTCCAGCTCGTCGAGGGCCTCACCCCGCTGGAGGCCGGTCTGCTCGTGGCGTGCCTGGCGGTCGGGACCCTGCCGACCGCCGCCCTGGCCGGCGCCCGCGGCCACCGGATCGGGCTCCTCCCGCTCGTCAGCGGTGGCCTGGCGGTGGCCGGCGTCGGCGCGCTGGTGTGCCTGGCGGTGGCCGACCGGGGCGTGCTGTGGCTGGGCGGGGGCCTCCTGCTCGTGGGGGCCGGGCTCGGTGCCGTCATGGCGCTGGCGTCGGCGACCATCATCAACAACGCCCCCGCTCGCCGGGCCGGGATGGCCTCCTCCGTCGAGGAGGTGTCCTACGAGCTGGGGAGCCTGACCGCGGTGGCGGTGCTGGGGTCGTTGCTCACCGCCGTCGCCGGCGGCTCCACGGGTGCGGCGCTGACCGAGGCGGCGCCCGCCGACGTCGCCACGGGCTTCACCGCCGCCGTGGCCGTGACCGCCGCGGTCGTGCTCGCCGGGGCCGTCGTCACCGCGGTCCTGCTCCGGCGCCCCGCCGTCCCGGTGGACGAGGCACCCCGGGCGGGTGAGCGGGCACCGGTGGGCGAGGATGCCCGCCGTGCGTGAGAGCCGACGTCAGGCCGTCCTCGTCGCGGCGGTGGCCGTCGTCGAGCGCGACGGCGTCCGCGGCCTGACCCTCGACGCCGTCGCCGCCGAGACCGGCATGACGAAACCCGGTCTGCTCTACCACTTCCCCACGCGGGAGCACCTCCTGGCCGCCGTCCAGGAGCACGTCGCCCGCACCTGGGACGACGACATGGCCGACCTGGCCGGCGGCCGCCCCGAGGACGTCACCGCCCGGGCCCGCCAGGCCGCCTACGTCCGCC
Coding sequences within:
- a CDS encoding MFS transporter, which encodes MTTTPPPSVARRWSLLVTVATGLLLITLDNSILYTALPTLTAELGASASQSLWIINAYPLVMAGLLLGAGSLGDRVGHRRLFLVGLTVFGLASLGAAFAPSPVALVAARALLAVGAASMMPATLALIRLTFHDERERNLAVAVWGSIAVVGAALGPVVGGLLLSQFWWGSVFLVNVPVVAVALVGGVVLAPRDAPDPSTRWDLLSSVQVMVGLVGLVVAVKEVATVDRSAVVVLVALVVSAAGLVAFVRRQRRLTYPLLDVAIFANPRFSAGVVAAGAALFTIAGVQLVTTQRFQLVEGLTPLEAGLLVACLAVGTLPTAALAGARGHRIGLLPLVSGGLAVAGVGALVCLAVADRGVLWLGGGLLLVGAGLGAVMALASATIINNAPARRAGMASSVEEVSYELGSLTAVAVLGSLLTAVAGGSTGAALTEAAPADVATGFTAAVAVTAAVVLAGAVVTAVLLRRPAVPVDEAPRAGERAPVGEDARRA